From the Pomacea canaliculata isolate SZHN2017 linkage group LG4, ASM307304v1, whole genome shotgun sequence genome, one window contains:
- the LOC112561117 gene encoding putative methyltransferase DDB_G0268948 — protein MSRDLFKWSKIATAYAKYRPTYGKEVFDTIINFCKETNDSLSLAIDVGCGSGQSTIPLAKDFDKVIGIDVSVKQIENAPENLPNVSFRTGLAEDLSFLSDGTVDLVTVAQTLHWLDLKAFFGEVQRILKPGGSLVVYGYGLAVLDNSKALEVQNYIYRDVLGGYWDRGRDKIEEHYSSFSLPFPEWRRNDSFKIERSWTVDEYMGYLSSWSAWHTYLQDHPNSDAMELVRQRMKDVYGYGKEDSLQEKMKIYWPVFMLMGHKPLSALK, from the exons ATGAGTAGAGATCTGTTCAAATGGTCCAAGATTGCTACTGCATATGCGAAGTATCGGCCTACTTACGGAAAAGAAGTATTCGATACGATCATTAATTTCTGTAAAGAAACGAATGACAGTCTTTCCTTAGCCATCGACGTTGGTTGTGGTTCGGGGCAAAGTACAATCCCTTTAGCCAAGGATTTCGACAAAGTAATAGGTATTGACGTGAGCGTGAAGCAAATCGAAAATGCACCAGAAAATCTACCCAACGTTTCTTTTCGCACAGGATTAGCAGAAGACTTGTCGTTCCTTTCTGATGGAACGGTAGACTTGGTTACTGTGGCGCAGACATTGCACTGGCTTGACCTTAAGGCGTTCTTTGGAGAGGTGCAAAGAATCTTAAAACCAGGTGGCTCTTTGGTGGTATATGGATACGGGCTGGCAGTTCTTGATAATTCCAAGGCACTTGAAGTACAAAATTAT ATATACAGAGATGTTCTAGGTGGTTACTGGGATCGAGGGAGAGACAAAATTGAAGAGCATTATAGCAGCTTCTCACTGCCATTTCCTGAATGGAGAAG AAATGATAGTTTCAAGATTGAGCGTTCTTGGACAGTTGATGAGTATATGGGGTACTTGTCCTCATGGTCTGCTTGGCACACCTACCTGCAGGATCATCCGAATTCTGATGCCATGGAATTGGTGAGACAAAG GATGAAAGATGTTTATGGCTATGGAAAAGAAGACAgcttacaagaaaaaatgaaaatctacTGGCCAGTATTTATGCTGATGGGTCATAAGCCCTTGTCAGCACTAAAGTAA
- the LOC112562895 gene encoding collagen alpha-1(XII) chain-like isoform X1, with amino-acid sequence MKSTWTASAALAVWWLLTLFLQATDSSGYGTDTSGKWCPRMHTRLVTCLQPQVDWSNGQAIHLKKRVYRWKKEVQWTCCPGFQGANCDEECFNCTVLSDILSRLSHAELAIKKHFSSSQRSAYHPSSQGASGCKCPAGPKGEKGDKGEQGPPGVPGQKGPPGESPFSQGPSPYKQAALAGQPGLQGPPGPKGEPGEPCEPGTPGDRGKKGPRGKPSPTDDYKEKEHSSRVTLLESRVQVLETELNSLQNVLNASLKLADQFDILQKRVILLEEIFLRLSEASKNSPNATQGVKEGAIAMSPPVPVDRTAGGHPPVQEEVQAYRKLPSGDITEEGATRACSCMTPPRPPPPPPIPAAVLRQLFPGLNVTRDLLTKKGFCRLARNELRDLLTKISLLTADGEEHPQSEMPTWSTMASMTVPFGEEAGHRESKMIKTIDLTKGWRSTADADPNSRADLEEVRRDIEKELAMELGRTRSWGRKDKLPSKVLVFGHTVLLLLLIRN; translated from the exons ATGAAGTCGACATGGACAGCGTCTGCGGCACTGGCTGTGTGGTGGCTCCTGACTTTGTTCCTACAGGCAACAGACTCGTCAGGATATGGGACTGACACATCAGG AAAGTGGTGTCCTCGCATGCATACGAGACTGGTGACCTGCCTTCAGCCTCAGGTCGACTGGAGCAACGGACA AGCCATCCATCTCAAGAAAAGGGTTTACCGCTGGAAAAAAGAAGTTCAGTGGACTTGCTGCCCTGGATTTCAAGGTGCAAACTGTGATGAAG AGTGTTTCAACTGTACAGTGTTGAGTGACATCTTGTCCAGGCTGTCCCACGCCGAACTGGCAATCAAGAAG CACTTCAGCTCTTCTCAGCGCTCAGCATACCACCCCTCATCACAAGGTGCCTCCGGTTGTAAATGCCCTGCAGGTCCGAAAGGAGAAAAGGGGGACAAAGGTGAACAGGGACCACCAGGTGTCCCCGGGCAAAAGGGACCACCCGGAGAAAGCCCGTTCAGTCAGGGACCATCTCCATACAAGCAGGCTGCACTTGCAGGCCAGCCGGGTTTGCAGGGGCCGCCTGGTCCCAAAGGGGAACCCGGCGAACCATGTGAACCCGGAACTCCAGGGGATAGAGGGAAGAAAGGTCCACGAGGAAAACCGAGCCCGACCGACGACTACAAAGAAAAAG AACACAGTTCGCGAGTCACCCTACTGGAGTCCCGCGTCCAG GTTTTAGAAACAGAACTGAACTCCTTGCAGAATGTCCTGAACGCGTCTTTAAAACTTGCTGACCAGTTTGATATTCTTCAAAAGCGTGTTATCCTGCTGGAGGAAATATTTCTCAGACTGTCAG AAGCGTCCAAAAACAGTCCCAATGCCACGCAAGGTGTGAAGGAAGGGGCCATCGCCATGAGTCCTCCTGTTCCCGTGGACCGCACTGCAGGCGGGCATCCTCCGGTCCAGGAAGAGGTGCAGGCCTACCGAAAGCTGCCCTCCGGTGACATCACAGAGGAGGGTGCTACCCGCGCCTGCAGCTGCATGACCCCGCCGAGAcccccaccccctccccccatcccCGCCGCCGTCCTGCGGCAACTGTTTCCGGGTCTCAACGTCACCCGCGACCTGCTCACCAAAAAGGGTTTCTGCCGCCTGGCGAGAAACGAGCTCAGGGATCTCTTGACCAAGATCTCTCTTCTGACTGCAGACGGCGAGGAGCATCCGCAGAGCGAGATGCCCACATGGTCGACAATGGCCTCCATGACGGTGCCTTTTGGAGAAGAAGCGGGCCATCGGGAGTCGAAGATGATTAAGACGATCGACTTGACGAAAGGGTGGAGAAGCACTGCTGACGCAGACCCCAACTCTCGCGCGGATCTGGAAGAGGTGAGGCGGGACATCGAGAAGGAACTCGCCATGGAGTTGGGCAGAACTCGGTCTTGGGGCAGGAAGGATAAGCTGCCCAGCAAGGTCCTGGTGTTTGGACAcactgtgttgttgttgctcctGATTCGAAACTGA
- the LOC112562895 gene encoding uncharacterized protein LOC112562895 isoform X3, translating into MKSTWTASAALAVWWLLTLFLQATDSSGYGTDTSGKWCPRMHTRLVTCLQPQVDWSNGQAIHLKKRVYRWKKEVQWTCCPGFQGANCDEECFNCTVLSDILSRLSHAELAIKKHFSSSQRSAYHPSSQGASGCKCPAGPKGEKGDKGEQGPPGVPGQKGPPGESPFSQGPSPYKQAALAGQPGLQGPPGPKGEPGEPCEPGTPGDRGKKGPRGKPSPTDDYKEKEHSSRVTLLESRVQVLETELNSLQNVLNASLKLADQFDILQKRVILLEEIFLRLSDGEEHPQSEMPTWSTMASMTVPFGEEAGHRESKMIKTIDLTKGWRSTADADPNSRADLEEVRRDIEKELAMELGRTRSWGRKDKLPSKVLVFGHTVLLLLLIRN; encoded by the exons ATGAAGTCGACATGGACAGCGTCTGCGGCACTGGCTGTGTGGTGGCTCCTGACTTTGTTCCTACAGGCAACAGACTCGTCAGGATATGGGACTGACACATCAGG AAAGTGGTGTCCTCGCATGCATACGAGACTGGTGACCTGCCTTCAGCCTCAGGTCGACTGGAGCAACGGACA AGCCATCCATCTCAAGAAAAGGGTTTACCGCTGGAAAAAAGAAGTTCAGTGGACTTGCTGCCCTGGATTTCAAGGTGCAAACTGTGATGAAG AGTGTTTCAACTGTACAGTGTTGAGTGACATCTTGTCCAGGCTGTCCCACGCCGAACTGGCAATCAAGAAG CACTTCAGCTCTTCTCAGCGCTCAGCATACCACCCCTCATCACAAGGTGCCTCCGGTTGTAAATGCCCTGCAGGTCCGAAAGGAGAAAAGGGGGACAAAGGTGAACAGGGACCACCAGGTGTCCCCGGGCAAAAGGGACCACCCGGAGAAAGCCCGTTCAGTCAGGGACCATCTCCATACAAGCAGGCTGCACTTGCAGGCCAGCCGGGTTTGCAGGGGCCGCCTGGTCCCAAAGGGGAACCCGGCGAACCATGTGAACCCGGAACTCCAGGGGATAGAGGGAAGAAAGGTCCACGAGGAAAACCGAGCCCGACCGACGACTACAAAGAAAAAG AACACAGTTCGCGAGTCACCCTACTGGAGTCCCGCGTCCAG GTTTTAGAAACAGAACTGAACTCCTTGCAGAATGTCCTGAACGCGTCTTTAAAACTTGCTGACCAGTTTGATATTCTTCAAAAGCGTGTTATCCTGCTGGAGGAAATATTTCTCAGACTGTCAG ACGGCGAGGAGCATCCGCAGAGCGAGATGCCCACATGGTCGACAATGGCCTCCATGACGGTGCCTTTTGGAGAAGAAGCGGGCCATCGGGAGTCGAAGATGATTAAGACGATCGACTTGACGAAAGGGTGGAGAAGCACTGCTGACGCAGACCCCAACTCTCGCGCGGATCTGGAAGAGGTGAGGCGGGACATCGAGAAGGAACTCGCCATGGAGTTGGGCAGAACTCGGTCTTGGGGCAGGAAGGATAAGCTGCCCAGCAAGGTCCTGGTGTTTGGACAcactgtgttgttgttgctcctGATTCGAAACTGA
- the LOC112562895 gene encoding collagen alpha-1(XII) chain-like isoform X2 produces the protein MHTRLVTCLQPQVDWSNGQAIHLKKRVYRWKKEVQWTCCPGFQGANCDEECFNCTVLSDILSRLSHAELAIKKHFSSSQRSAYHPSSQGASGCKCPAGPKGEKGDKGEQGPPGVPGQKGPPGESPFSQGPSPYKQAALAGQPGLQGPPGPKGEPGEPCEPGTPGDRGKKGPRGKPSPTDDYKEKEHSSRVTLLESRVQVLETELNSLQNVLNASLKLADQFDILQKRVILLEEIFLRLSEASKNSPNATQGVKEGAIAMSPPVPVDRTAGGHPPVQEEVQAYRKLPSGDITEEGATRACSCMTPPRPPPPPPIPAAVLRQLFPGLNVTRDLLTKKGFCRLARNELRDLLTKISLLTADGEEHPQSEMPTWSTMASMTVPFGEEAGHRESKMIKTIDLTKGWRSTADADPNSRADLEEVRRDIEKELAMELGRTRSWGRKDKLPSKVLVFGHTVLLLLLIRN, from the exons ATGCATACGAGACTGGTGACCTGCCTTCAGCCTCAGGTCGACTGGAGCAACGGACA AGCCATCCATCTCAAGAAAAGGGTTTACCGCTGGAAAAAAGAAGTTCAGTGGACTTGCTGCCCTGGATTTCAAGGTGCAAACTGTGATGAAG AGTGTTTCAACTGTACAGTGTTGAGTGACATCTTGTCCAGGCTGTCCCACGCCGAACTGGCAATCAAGAAG CACTTCAGCTCTTCTCAGCGCTCAGCATACCACCCCTCATCACAAGGTGCCTCCGGTTGTAAATGCCCTGCAGGTCCGAAAGGAGAAAAGGGGGACAAAGGTGAACAGGGACCACCAGGTGTCCCCGGGCAAAAGGGACCACCCGGAGAAAGCCCGTTCAGTCAGGGACCATCTCCATACAAGCAGGCTGCACTTGCAGGCCAGCCGGGTTTGCAGGGGCCGCCTGGTCCCAAAGGGGAACCCGGCGAACCATGTGAACCCGGAACTCCAGGGGATAGAGGGAAGAAAGGTCCACGAGGAAAACCGAGCCCGACCGACGACTACAAAGAAAAAG AACACAGTTCGCGAGTCACCCTACTGGAGTCCCGCGTCCAG GTTTTAGAAACAGAACTGAACTCCTTGCAGAATGTCCTGAACGCGTCTTTAAAACTTGCTGACCAGTTTGATATTCTTCAAAAGCGTGTTATCCTGCTGGAGGAAATATTTCTCAGACTGTCAG AAGCGTCCAAAAACAGTCCCAATGCCACGCAAGGTGTGAAGGAAGGGGCCATCGCCATGAGTCCTCCTGTTCCCGTGGACCGCACTGCAGGCGGGCATCCTCCGGTCCAGGAAGAGGTGCAGGCCTACCGAAAGCTGCCCTCCGGTGACATCACAGAGGAGGGTGCTACCCGCGCCTGCAGCTGCATGACCCCGCCGAGAcccccaccccctccccccatcccCGCCGCCGTCCTGCGGCAACTGTTTCCGGGTCTCAACGTCACCCGCGACCTGCTCACCAAAAAGGGTTTCTGCCGCCTGGCGAGAAACGAGCTCAGGGATCTCTTGACCAAGATCTCTCTTCTGACTGCAGACGGCGAGGAGCATCCGCAGAGCGAGATGCCCACATGGTCGACAATGGCCTCCATGACGGTGCCTTTTGGAGAAGAAGCGGGCCATCGGGAGTCGAAGATGATTAAGACGATCGACTTGACGAAAGGGTGGAGAAGCACTGCTGACGCAGACCCCAACTCTCGCGCGGATCTGGAAGAGGTGAGGCGGGACATCGAGAAGGAACTCGCCATGGAGTTGGGCAGAACTCGGTCTTGGGGCAGGAAGGATAAGCTGCCCAGCAAGGTCCTGGTGTTTGGACAcactgtgttgttgttgctcctGATTCGAAACTGA
- the LOC112562895 gene encoding collagen alpha-1(XXVI) chain-like isoform X4, with product MKSTWTASAALAVWWLLTLFLQATDSSGYGTDTSGKWCPRMHTRLVTCLQPQVDWSNGQAIHLKKRVYRWKKEVQWTCCPGFQGANCDEECFNCTVLSDILSRLSHAELAIKKHFSSSQRSAYHPSSQGASGCKCPAGPKGEKGDKGEQGPPGVPGQKGPPGESPFSQGPSPYKQAALAGQPGLQGPPGPKGEPGEPCEPGTPGDRGKKGPRGKPSPTDDYKEKEHSSRVTLLESRVQVLETELNSLQNVLNASLKLADQFDILQKRVILLEEIFLRLSETGLSGSPVLPEA from the exons ATGAAGTCGACATGGACAGCGTCTGCGGCACTGGCTGTGTGGTGGCTCCTGACTTTGTTCCTACAGGCAACAGACTCGTCAGGATATGGGACTGACACATCAGG AAAGTGGTGTCCTCGCATGCATACGAGACTGGTGACCTGCCTTCAGCCTCAGGTCGACTGGAGCAACGGACA AGCCATCCATCTCAAGAAAAGGGTTTACCGCTGGAAAAAAGAAGTTCAGTGGACTTGCTGCCCTGGATTTCAAGGTGCAAACTGTGATGAAG AGTGTTTCAACTGTACAGTGTTGAGTGACATCTTGTCCAGGCTGTCCCACGCCGAACTGGCAATCAAGAAG CACTTCAGCTCTTCTCAGCGCTCAGCATACCACCCCTCATCACAAGGTGCCTCCGGTTGTAAATGCCCTGCAGGTCCGAAAGGAGAAAAGGGGGACAAAGGTGAACAGGGACCACCAGGTGTCCCCGGGCAAAAGGGACCACCCGGAGAAAGCCCGTTCAGTCAGGGACCATCTCCATACAAGCAGGCTGCACTTGCAGGCCAGCCGGGTTTGCAGGGGCCGCCTGGTCCCAAAGGGGAACCCGGCGAACCATGTGAACCCGGAACTCCAGGGGATAGAGGGAAGAAAGGTCCACGAGGAAAACCGAGCCCGACCGACGACTACAAAGAAAAAG AACACAGTTCGCGAGTCACCCTACTGGAGTCCCGCGTCCAG GTTTTAGAAACAGAACTGAACTCCTTGCAGAATGTCCTGAACGCGTCTTTAAAACTTGCTGACCAGTTTGATATTCTTCAAAAGCGTGTTATCCTGCTGGAGGAAATATTTCTCAGACTGTCAG AAACGGGCCTGTCTGGTTCACCTGTCCTGCCAGAGGCATGA